One segment of Carassius auratus strain Wakin chromosome 2, ASM336829v1, whole genome shotgun sequence DNA contains the following:
- the b3gnt5b gene encoding lactosylceramide 1,3-N-acetyl-beta-D-glucosaminyltransferase B yields MPRLKRKQLHLIIICFSALVLMAYWEKIDNNIVTHVMSFSYRYLLNSFTFINASFRVNPEDAIKYSNHRYLINHERKCGEKDVLLLLFVKSSSENFERRRAIRSTWGNEAYIERMLGVTVRVLFALGLHPEPEQKRRLQRQLLFEDQRYHDLIQQDFIDTFHNLTRKLLLQLGWKEAYCPRAQFLMSADDDVFVHIPNLIHFLQGIGRSNGKNLWIGRVHHGSPPVRDKESKYYVSQDLYPWLSYPDYTPGSGYVLSRDVATRIYQAALTINASFHIDDVFLGICAKVINIAPKDHAFFSGEGKAPYHPCIYNQMMTSHGHVSDFHEMWKRVTEAEAGQISSGLIWRLYCTVTKVRLLCLPFLSNSYPCKAAFFEYDSF; encoded by the coding sequence ATGCcaagattaaaaagaaaacagctacATCTAATAATAATATGCTTTAGTGCTTTGGTGCTCATGGCGTACTGGGAAAAGATCGACAATAACATTGTAACCCATGTAATGTCTTTCTCGTACCGCTATCTTCTCAATAGCTTCACGTTCATTAACGCAAGCTTTAGAGTCAATCCCGAAGACGCTATCAAGTACAGCAACCACAGATACCTAATAAACCACGAGAGGAAGTGTGGTGAAAAAGACGTTCTTCTCCTGCTCTTTGTGAAAAGCTCCTCTGAGAACTTTGAAAGAAGACGGGCCATTCGCTCTACTTGGGGAAACGAGGCGTACATTGAAAGGATGCTGGGTGTTACTGTAAGGGTGTTGTTCGCTCTTGGCCTCCACCCTGAACCGGAGCAAAAAAGAAGACTTCAGAGACAACTGTTGTTTGAGGACCAAAGATATCATGACCTCATCCAGCAGGACTTCATAGACACCTTCCACAATCTTACTCGGAAGCTACTTTTGCAGCTTGGCTGGAAAGAAGCCTACTGTCCCCGTGCACAGTTCCTAATGTCGGCAGATGACGACGTCTTTGTCCACATTCCCAACTTAATTCACTTCTTGCAAGGGATCGGTCGCAGTAACGGCAAAAACCTTTGGATAGGAAGGGTGCACCACGGTTCCCCACCTGTCCGAGACAAAGAAAGCAAATATTACGTTTCCCAAGACTTGTACCCATGGTTGTCTTACCCGGACTACACCCCTGGCTCTGGGTATGTCCTCTCCAGAGATGTGGCTACCAGAATCTATCAAGCTGCACTCACCATAAACGCTTCCTTTCACATCGATGACGTCTTCCTCGGGATCTGCGCCAAAGTGATAAACATTGCTCCCAAGGACCATGCCTTCTTTTCGGGAGAGGGAAAAGCTCCTTATCACCCTTGTATCTACAACCAGATGATGACTTCACATGGACACGTCAGCGATTTTCATGAAATGTGGAAGCGTGTAACAGAAGCCGAAGCTGGTCAGATATCCTCAGGACTGATTTGGAGGCTCTACTGTACTGTCACGAAAGTGAGGCTCCTATGCCTACCATTTCTTTCAAACTCTTACCCATGCAAGGCAGCTTTTTTTGAATATGACAGTTT